The following coding sequences lie in one Arachis ipaensis cultivar K30076 chromosome B03, Araip1.1, whole genome shotgun sequence genomic window:
- the LOC107632564 gene encoding uncharacterized protein LOC107632564, whose translation MQELRHRMQDLERRLAERERDQRSLERSPTRSRSRSRSRCTPSPQCESVSTEERIRPRRRSRDPIIYARHERRRASNRGNEEPYRENNELRRTARGPVIIGATPFHRSPAYNQSRHFEARERPKEHAKDGGPSKPSKPFPRIGRFTNYTPLTASITEVYQQIAEKGILSKPRPLKDRTGGNKNLYCEYHKGYGHKTQDCFDLKDALEQAIRDGKLADFSHLIREPRRRNRDNDNEDRSRPTRRRQEPEGDDHGLTVVNVVTARNTAPRSKSAQKKDAKVLAISALPGRVEVYVDDILAKTARPDDLLSDLNDVFSSLRQHGMRLNPLKCAFAMEAGKFLGFMITQRGVEANPEKCQAVLQMKSPGCIKDVQRLAGRLTALSRFLGASAAKAIPFFNLIRKGMTFEWTPACEEAFNHFKQILAAPPVLGKPRAGEPLYLYLSVTEEALAAVLVTEEARTQQPVYFVSRALQGPELRYSKLERLALALLVSSRRLRQYFQSHRIVVRTDQAIRQILQKPDLAGRMMTWAIELSQYELQYEPRHAIKAQAMADFLVEVTGDPPEKTGYGEGANGRPPPDGGEPLMAGSHHHLPRTRQVTRR comes from the exons atgcaagaaCTACGCCACAGAATGCAAGACTTAGAGCGCAGACTAGCAGAAAGAGAGCGCGACCAACGCTCCCTAGAGCGGAGCCCCACCCGCTCCCGTTCAAGAAGCCGTTCGAGGTGCACGCCAAGCCCCCAATGCGAGTCGGTGAGCACCGAGGAACGGATACGCCCCAGAAGAAGAAGTCGCGACCCCATTATCTACGCTCGACACGAAAGGCGGCGTGCGTCGAACAGAGGCAACGAGGAACCCTACCGCGAGAACAATGAGTTGAGAAGAACTGCCCGAGGACCTGTCATAATAGGAGCGACCCCTTTCCACCGCTCT CCCGCCTACAACCAATCCCGGCACTTCGAAGCCAgagaaagaccaaaggaacacgccAAGGACGGCGGTCCGAGCAAACCATCCAAACCGTTCCCCCGAATCGGAAggttcaccaactacaccccccttACGGCATCGATCACTGAAGTCTACCAACAGATAGCAGAAAAGGGGATActgtcgaagccccgaccactGAAGGACAGGACAGGAGGGAACAAGAACCTTTACTGCGAGTACCACAAGGgttacgggcacaagacccaagactgctttgaCCTAAAGGACGCCCTCGAGCAAGCTATCAGGGACGGCAAACTCGCCGATTTCTCCCACCTTATAAGGGAACCAAGGAGACGCAACCGGGACAACGACAACGAGGACAGATCCCGACCAACAAGACGACGACAGGAGCCAGAGGGTgacgaccacggtctcacggtggtAAATGTGGTGACGGCCAGGAATACCGCCCCGAGGTCGAAATCGGCGCAGAAGAAAGATGCCAAGGTCTTGGCGATCTCCGCTCTACCTGGTAGAG TGGAAGTTTACGTAGATGACATACTCGCCAAAACCGCCCGACCTGACGATCTCCTGAGTGACCTTAACGATGTTTTCTCGTCCCTacgacaacacggcatgaggcttaatccGCTCAAATGCGCGTTCgccatggaggccggaaagttcctAGGCTTCATGATCACTCAAAGAGGAGTGGAAGCCAATCCCGAAAAATGCCAAGCTGTCCTTCAAATGAAGAGTCCGGGTTGCATCAAAGACGTCCAAAGACTCGCTGGGAGATTGACAGCTTTGTCCCGTTTCCTCGGCGCATCGGCGGCAAAGGCCATACCTTTCTTCAACTTAATAAGAAAGGGAATGACGTTCGAATGGACACCAGCGTGCGAAgaagcattcaaccacttcaagcaaATCTTAGCGGCACCACCAGTCCTCGGGAAACCCAGAGCCGGAGAACCACTCTACCTCTATCTATCAGTAACCGAGGAAGCGCTTGCCGCGGTCCTCGTTACAGAAGAAGCGAGGACACAACAGCCCGTCTACTTCGTGAGCAGGGCACTCCAGGGACCAGAGCTGAggtacagcaaactggaaagaCTGGCGCTGGCGCTCCTAGTATCCTCCCGAAGGTTAAGACAATACTTCCAGAGTCACCGTATAGTTGTGAGGACAGATCAGGCGATTCGGCAAATACTGCAAAAACCTGATTTGGCtggaaggatgatgacctgggccatcgagctctcaCAATATGAACTACAGTATGAGCCCCGACATGCAATCAAGGCACAGGCAATGGCTGACTTCTTGGTGGAGGTAACGGGCGATCCCCCCGAGAAAACGG GGTATGGTGAAGGAGCCAACGGTCGCCCTCCACCTGACGGGGGCGAGCCCCTCATGGCTGGATCCCATCACCACCTTCCTAGAACTCGGCAAGTTACCCGAAGATGA
- the LOC107634201 gene encoding pectinesterase inhibitor 4-like yields the protein MDVNVVFPRSSATMYYPVLLLLVLLSISKSSSSVSSSSTNNYQNTPNNTQTYYYKSYIKSSCNTTTYPSICYKNLNRYALSIQADPFLLCNTSLGLAFKAARSASTTVSKILKNNSSSLTTPAKAVVRDCYGNLKDSVEQIKDSISEMGNLYESSDKDFKMSNIKTWVSAAITNYNTCSDGFEEQSVDGDVRNKINKLVLNAARMTSNALYFINHLVY from the coding sequence ATGgatgtgaatgttgtttttccACGCTCATCAGCTACCATGTATTACCCTGTCTTATTATTATTAGTTCTTCTCTCTATATCCAAATCTTCTtcttctgtttcttcttcttctaccaataATTACCAAAACACCCCTAATAATACACAAACGTATTACTACAAAAGCTACATAAAAAGCTCATGCAACACAACAACATACCCTTCAATTTGCTACAAGAATCTCAACCGTTATGCTTTGTCCATACAAGCAGATCCTTTTCTGCTCTGCAACACTTCACTCGGCCTCGCCTTTAAGGCGGCTCGCTCCGCCTCCACCACCGTCTCCAAGATCCTCAAGAACAATAGTAGCAGCCTCACGACGCCGGCCAAAGCCGTGGTTCGTGACTGCTACGGCAACCTCAAAGATTCGGTTGAGCAGATAAAAGATTCTATTTCTGAAATGGGGAACTTGTATGAGAGTAGCGACAAAGATTTCAAGATGAGTAACATAAAGACATGGGTGAGTGCTGCTATAACGAATTATAATACGTGTTCGGATGGATTTGAAGAACAGAGTGTGGATGGTGATGTTAGAAATAAGATCAATAAGCTTGTTTTGAATGCTGCGAGGATGACTagtaatgcattgtatttcatcAACCACCTCGTATATTGA